From the Lolium rigidum isolate FL_2022 chromosome 2, APGP_CSIRO_Lrig_0.1, whole genome shotgun sequence genome, one window contains:
- the LOC124688313 gene encoding putative NAC domain-containing protein 94, which produces MEEIRSDDIEKQDEVMLPGFRFHPTDEELVRFYLKRKIQQKSLPIELIRQLDIYKFDPWDLPKLASTGEKEWYFYCPRDRKYRNSTRPNRVTGAGFWKATGTDRPIYSSDGSKCIGLKKSLVFYKGRAAKGVKTDWMMHEFRLPSLTDPSLAQKKPLEKTIPPNDSWAICRIFKKTNATAQRALSHSWVSPHLSSTNGTYIPPHLQNTHRSRHASENTSSAMTNIISSNIQFTGSGYFPSVVSSCQNTLSIIDSISRPATSILLPPSDAEHQAMSILSAIPLDLQAGMDIASMVLNQSSITLSNMDRSTPTNIEFAQPQQCNSNMINRCMVDLPDISNNVDGAPRSISFPYNLQGPLSDDWRANIPWDSLPCTTEVTTNYQPTKCYT; this is translated from the exons ATGGAAGAGATCAGAAGTGATGACATAGagaagcaagatgaagttatgttaCCTGGCTTCAGGTTTCATCCAACGGATGAAGAGCTTGTCAGGTTCTATCTCAAAAGGAAGATCCAGCAGAAGTCTCTTCCCATTGAGCTTATTAGGCAGCTGGACATCTACAAGTTTGATCCATGGGATCTCCCAA AACTAGCAAGTACCGGGGAGAAGGAGTGGTATTTCTACTGCCCAAGGGATAGGAAGTATCGGAACAGCACAAGGCCTAACAGGGTAACTGGAGCTGGCTTCTGGAAGGCTACTGGAACTGACAGACCAATTTACTCCTCTGACGGGAGCAAGTGCATAGGCTTGAAGAAATCTCTCGTCTTTTACAAGGGTAGAGCGGCCAAAGGCGTTAAAACTGACTGGATGATGCATGAATTTCGGCTGCCATCACTCACCGATCCTTCATTGGCACAGAAGAAGCCACTGGAGAAGACTATTCCACcaaat GATTCCTGGGCCATCTGCAGGATTTTCAAGAAAACCAACGCCACAGCACAGAGAGCGCTCTCACACTCCTGGGTCTCTCCTCACTTATCCAGCACAAATGGAACCTACATTCCTCCTCATTTGCAGAACACACATAGAAGTCGGCATGCCTCAGAGAACACATCATCCGCAATGACAAACATCATCTCCTCCAACATACAGTTCACTGGCAGTGGATACTTTCCTTCAGTAGTTTCCTCCTGTCAGAACACACTCAGCATCATTGACAGCATCAGCAGGCCAGCTACATCCATACTTCTCCCTCCATCGGATGCAGAACATCAGGCCATGAGTATCCTCTCAGCAATCCCGCTTGATCTTCAGGCTGGGATGGACATTGCATCTATGGTTCTGAACCAATCTTCCATTACACTCTCCAACATGGAcagatcaacgcccacaaacattGAGTTTGCTCAGCCTCAACAATGCAATAGCAACATGATCAACAGATGCATGGTCGACTTGCCTGATATCAGCAACAACGTCGACGGAGCTCCACGGTCCATCAGTTTCCCGTACAACCTGCAAGGGCCACTTTCTGATGACTGGAGGGCGAACATTCCTTGGGACTCACTCCCTTGCACCACTGAGGTCACCACGAATTACCAGCCGACCAAGTGCTACACTTGA